One genomic segment of Panicum virgatum strain AP13 chromosome 2N, P.virgatum_v5, whole genome shotgun sequence includes these proteins:
- the LOC120662764 gene encoding putative F-box/LRR-repeat protein At3g28410: MKKRKAAEDGTPEPCRDRLSSLPDDLIGRILSLLPTPQAVLTSQLSRRWRRAWAHIAALNLSAVRDCARRGRGPRLSDLARGALLRFPTPGIPSVSVEINRSVYTADEWYRQAMERAVGSVRVASPCTLNGLELPPCARAEALAVRSPRTVLTLPDPAAAAPFGRLAELSLSLVQLGGGAARPLGEFLASCCPRLRTLRLCSVRGPALRWLVLRTDVLEVLDLSNVDDLTSLDVAATNLRCLSVRSCFRSPTGGDGEVAVSAPRIEAVRWHRSYPEQLIFRSDLASARQLGGPLRLPALGRRDQSDAPYTLQLLHACSQAHHLDLELVMPDETTLLNWLGPAEHGACEDLIRRVPQLPNASALSLKIRWGFGGGVAPSLASLLSRTPALTRLRVDASPYCFAVFEGDEPPPRPRGWQRWTSGVRAGDDGLRLDSLREVAVVGLKGEDPEEYRVLKLLLGSASPSLERVSLTFRDDAAASIVDEIATDVPTRFSMAAGRWKCCPPRVLTWIKQKLPTQACEQV; this comes from the exons ATGAAGAAGCGCAAGGCGGCGGAGGACGGAACCCCAGAACCGTGCCGCGATCGGCTCagcagcctccccgacgacctGATCGGGCGCATCCTCTCCCTGCTGCCGACCCCGCAAGCCGTGCTCACGTCCCAGCTgtcgcggcggtggaggcgggcgtGGGCACACATCGCCGCCCTGAACCTGTCCGCCGTCCGGGActgcgcgcggcgcggcagggggcccCGGCTCAGCGACCTCGCCAGGGGGGCCCTCCTCCGGTTCCCGACGCCGGGCATCCCCTCGGTCTCCGTCGAGATCAACCGCAGCGTCTACACCGCCGACGAATGGTACCGCCAGGCGATGGAGCGCGCGGTCGGCTCCGTGCGCGTCGCGTCGCCTTGCACGCTCAACGGGCTGGAGCTCCCTCCCTGCGCGCGGGCGGAGGCCCTGGCCGTGCGCTCGCCGCGCACCGTCCTGACGCTCcccgatccggcggcggcggcgccgttcggCAGGCTGGCCGAGCTGAGCCTCTCGCTGGTgcagctgggcggcggcgccgcgcggcccCTGGGCGAGTTCCTGGCGTCGTGCTGCCCGCGCCTGAGGACGCTGCGTCTGTGCTCCGTCAGGGGGCCGGCCCTGCGCTGGCTGGTCCTCCGCACGGACGTCCTCGAGGTGCTCGACCTCAGCAACGTCGACGACCTGACAAGCCTGGACGTGGCGGCCACCAACCTCCGGTGCCTAAGCGTGCGCTCCTGCTTCCGGTCCCcaaccggcggcgacggcgaggtggccgtCTCAGCGCCAAGGATCGAGGCGGTCCGCTGGCACCGCAGCTACCCGGAGCAGCTCATCTTCCGCTCCGACCTGGCAAGCGCTCGTCAGCTCGGCGGGCCCCTCAGGCTGCCGGCACTCGGGCGGCGCGACCAGTCGGACGCCCCGTACACCCTGCAACTCCTGCACGCCTGTTCCCAAGCCCACCACCTCGACCTGGAGCTCGTGATGCCGGACGAGACGACTCTGCTCAACTGGCTAGGGCCAGCAGAG CACGGCGCGTGCGAGGACTTGATCCGGCGCGTTCCGCAGCTGCCAAACGCCAGCGCCCTCTCGCTGAAGATCAGGTGGgggttcggcggcggcgtcgcgccgAGCCTGGCCTCCCTCCTCTCCAGAACGCCGGCCTTGACGAGGCTTCGCGTGGATGCGAGCCCCTACTGCTTCGCTGTCTTT GAGGgcgacgagccgccgccgcgaccgcgaGGATGGCAGCGGTGGACGAGCGGCGTCCGCGCAGGCGACGACGGCCTTCGTCTCGACAGCCTTCGAGAGGTCGCCGTGGTCGGGCTCAAGGGGGAAGACCCTGAAGAGTACAGGGTCCTGAAGCTCTTGCTTGGGAGCGCGTCGCCATCGCTGGAGAGGGTGTCTCTCACGTTCCGTGACGATGCTGCGGCGTCCATTGTTGACGAGATCGCCACCGATGTCCCGACGCGCTTCTCCATGGCGGCCGGGCGCTGGAAATGCTGCCCGCCGCGCGTGCTCACGTGGATCAAGCAGAAACTCCCAACCCAGGCGTGCGAACAAGTGTAG